GAGCTAGTGAgcttccacatcattttcattagTAATGCTTTATTAACATCTGATAATCTTCTAATTCCCAAGCCACCTTCAGCAAAAGGTGTACAAACCCTTCTCCAAGAAATAGTCTTAGATTTCTTTACTTCTGTATCTCCTGACCATAGAAAATTCCTCAGAACTTTTTCACATTCCTTAATAATTGAAGATGGCCATTTATATACAGCCATATTGTTTATAGGAATGTTGTCCCATTCCAGACTGCCAAATATTCTTGCATCTTTTCAGCCATTGGCCATAATGTACAGTTTTGACTCTCGCCGGATGAATAGTGACTCCCAAATATTTATTTGGGAATGATGTGAAATCCATCTGTAACATGTTTGCAATCTGAGCTTTTCTGGCATTAGAACAGCCATCAATAAAACATTTGCTCTTAGCTTTATTAATACTTTGACCAGAGAAATTTTGGTAATCATCAAGTAGATGTAACATGTTAAAATATCCTAGAGCCAACATGACTCTAATTTCCTAGAATGAGAACTGGAACCTCCTAATTTCTGTGAAGCAGATAAAGTGATGTTTAATTCGCCATGTAAAATCCAACGCACAGAATAAGAATGAGTTAATTAATTTCTGAATAACAGACCACTGCGTTAACTTTTCATTAACTTTAACAACCCCATACATGCATTTTCAGATCCAATGACCTACAAAGGCATCGGTATgcagcaaaaaggaaacaaatttTTGTAGCTTCTTGAATAATTTCTACATGAAAACCATCTTTACAAATTACTCACAAGCCTCTTGCTAATCCTACAGAGCCTTATATCCAATAATTAGGATAACTGAAATCTAGCTTAATTTTCTCTCTATTGAGAGAGTAGAAAACCTTTCAGTTTTCACTTCAAGAATTCTTGATGCAAGATGACATCCACAGATTTATATCTCAAAAGTAATTAGCCGTGTTGAATTGTTTTAGTGTCTAaatctcaaaaataaaataaaaaatggtcagatttaaatcataattttatgttatttatataaaaaagaaaagaaaaccctagaaacaaGAAAGAGAGAAAAGGGAGATAGTGGAAGTGGAGAGAGACCAGTGAAGCCGTCGGTGTTGGACAAAGAAGTACCTTGCAAAAATCTTGAAGATCTGATGACCAACAATAGGTTGTTGTTGTTATGAAAGTAAATTTGGTTTGAATGGGAAGCCTTACACATACAATGGTGGAGATCACACCATAAAATCAATTGCACAATGATTTCTCCTCCCAGTGTTTTCATATGTGGTTTTGGGTTATCATCACCCCAAAATCTCCAGAAACCTCTGACTTGTGATTTCAACTAGTGTTTCGACGTATGAAACATTTGTTTCCCTCAATTGCATTTGAAGAAGTATGTTTCTCTCTTACAGATTTGTATTTTTCTGTTATACACTTTTTGAATGTGTTAATTTGAGTTCAGTTTTCATGAATGCTACAGGTTCCCAATAAATTTGAAGCACAACTGCTTGAAATGTTGGGGTGGAAAAGCTGTCATATATGATATATGAGAAGGAGGCAGATCAGGGGCTAGGGCTGAGGAGATCCATTACAGAAAATATCAATGTTTACATAAATCTTTTTACATTATAAATCAAGATTGTCTAACAAGAATCACATCACTATTTACATTAGGTTCAGTTTTTGTTCTTCTCTATAAAATCTCATATCTGAGGAAATTGCTATCTGAAAATGTACTACTCTATTTTGATGAATATGATACATATCTGAATTAATTTATATCAAATATGATAATACCTTTCTCTTCCGACCATGGAAAATATGTGAAATTATTACAACAAATGGCTCAAACATACTAGTATTTCAGTTCACTAAATCCCACAGTGGGATTAGTTAGGCCCGATCAAAGCCTCAACTTTCACTCTTTGCATTTCCATGACACTTTTTTTGTAATTTAAATGGTTCGATGAAAATAATTATGAACCTTTTCAAAAATAGAGTAGAGAATAGTGTATTAGCCACCTTGGAAAATAAGGAGTGAGAGGTGATGAACTCTCTTAACCATAAATAGGGTTTGAGATATGTATTTGTATTAATCAAGGAGTACACAGGTTGCCCTTCAGGCAAGTTAACAATAATATATACTAAGATACAATACAATCTATAGATATCAATATGACCCTATGTCACACCAACCGTGTCTTGCGtgaacacccccccccccccccccccccccccaccccaagATGAACGTGGAGAATCCGGAAGTGAAAGCTTGGACGACAGATAGTGAAACCTTGGCTTGAGAAGTCTTTTAGTAAACAGGTCTGCAAGTGGATGTTGAGTAGGCATGTAACGAACAAGTAAAGAGCCACGTACAACACGTTCTCGAACAAAATGATAGTCAATATCAATATGCTTAGCACGAGAATGCATGACAAGATTATAAGCGATGTATGTAGCACTGATATTATCACAGAATGGAATAGGTGGTTGCTTGATGTATAAACCAAAACCATTCAAGAGATACGATATCCAAATAACTTCAGCGGCAGCAAGAGCTAAGGCACGGTAATCGGCCTCTGTACTAGAACGAGAAACCGTAGGATGTTTCTTGAAAGACCAAGAGATTAAATTAGGACCAACAAAAACACAAGTTCCAGCTATGGAACGATGATCATCGGGGTTACCGGCCCAATCAGTATCACTGTACGCATAGACTGTATGAGAAGAGCTGCCAGATTCTTGAAGGGAGGAAGATGGCTTAAAGAATAAACCCCTGCCTAGCGTGCCTTTAAGATAACGAAGAATCCTTTTCACCCCAAGAAAATGAATGTCAgtaggagcatgcataaactTACAAACCTGATTGATAGCATAAGTGATATCTGGCCTAGTTATTGTTAAGTATTGTAATGCACCTACTAAACTGCGATATAGAGTAGCATCTGGAAATAAGGTAACATCATGAGCTGACAATTTTGCACCCGCAGTAATAGGAGTAGAAAATGGTTTCGCAGTCAACAAATCAACACACTGAAGAATATCAAGAGTATAACGCGTTTTAGATAAATGAAGACCAGAAGAAGACCTGTGTGCTTCAATGCCAAGGAAAAAATGTAGATCACCCAAATCTATCATAGAAAAATGTTGCTTGAGAGCCATCAGCAGAGGAGAAAATAGTGCGAGTCAGACCCTGTAacaataatatcatccacatttaaaagaagtaacaaaacaccGGTGGAAGATTTGCGAACAAACAGAGAAGCATCTGACTTGGAAGCAACAAAACCCAATTCAGAGAGATAACAAGTGAACCGTTGAAACCAAGCCCTAGGAGCTTGTTTCAGCCCATATATAGCTTTATTCAACTTGCAAAGATGATTGGGATATCTTTTGTCGACAAACCTCGGAGGCTGAGAAATGTAGACCTCTTGATCCAAGAAACcatgcaaaaatgcatttttaACATCTAACTGACGAATAAGCCAAGAACAAGAGACATATTTACTTAAAACCAACTGAATAGTAACAGGATTAATAACCTGACTGAAGGTTTCTTCATAATCAATGCCAAATTATTGAGTATACCCCTTTGCAACTAAACAAGACTTGTAATGATCAATGGTACCATTTGATTTACGCTAAATCCGATACACCCATTTGCAGCCGATAACATTCATATGAGGTTCACGTGGAACATATGACCAGGTGCCATTAAGTTATATAGCATGGTGTTCATCTTTCATAGAAGTTTGCCATTGTGGAATCTTACAAGCTTCACTGAAAGACTTAGGTTCAACAAAAGAGTCCTTCATCTTAGAAAGAAAACATGAAACAATAGGATGCTTTGTAACAGCAAGTAGATTCATTTTAACAAGGGATTTACGAATTCCATCACGTAAACGAGTATCCATGGGATGAAAAGCAGGACCCTGTGAAGAAGGAGAAGCAGGTGAAGTAACAGAATCGATGTGATGAGATAAAACTGGATATAAAGACGCAGTTGAAGAAACTGGAGATGCATGAGAGATAACTGCTGGAGAATGAGGTGGCGGTAAAGAGTCAGTGTCGGAGGATAAAGAAGTGTTGGAGAAGCTTGAAGTAGAAATTGATGGAGCTGGTGTTACAGGACCTGGAGATGGAGGTAAAACAGAAGGTGTGACTAATGGAAAAACAAACCAACTAGGTAAAAAAGATGTAGTTTCTGGAGGAGCACAAGGATTGGTAATAGAGAAAGGGAAAGAAGACTCATCAAAAAGAACATGTCGAGAGATATAGATACGTTTACTACTCAAATCAAAACACTTATAACCCTTGTGTTGGTCTgagtaaccaataaaaacacacgGTTTGGTTTTGTACtccattttgtttttgttgtatgTAACCAGATGAGGGTAACATAAACAACCAAAGACACGAAGAAAGTTGTAGTCAAGCTGCTGATTATACAACTTAAAATATGGTGAATAACCACCAAGAACAGGAGTGGGAATACGATTAATGAGATAAACTGTTGTTACAAAAGCCTCTGTCCAATAAGACTTAGGCATATGGATGTGATGAAGTATAGTTAGGCATGTTTCAGCTATGTGACGAATTTTGCGCTCAGACACaccattttgttgtggagtgtgaGGGCaagaaaattgatgtaaaacaccATGATAAGAAAAAAACTCACGCAAGGGATGAGAAATAtattctccaccaccatcactctgGAAAATCTTCAGAGTAGTTGAAAAACAATTCTCAATTTGATCCTTAAAAAGCTTAGCACAGTTGAAAACTTGCGTCTTATTATGCAAAAAATATATCCATGTaactcttgaaaaatcatccacaataagaaaaaaatatcgaaATCCAGAATTAGAGAAAACTGGAGAAGGACCCCATAAGTCATTATGTACCTTAAAAAGTATACTATCACTCACTGAATTTGATAAAGAAAAAGGTAGTCTATGATGCTTAGCACAAGCACGACTATTACATAAAGTGTGCCGTATTATTGAAGGTACTGAAACTAACTTCTGAGAAGCTAAACTGGAGAGACTTCGATTGTGTAGATGACCAAGACACATATTCCACAACTGAGAAGAGAAAAGAGTTGCAACATGACTGTGAGCAGCAACTGAAGGAGAAGGTGTATGAGAAGTGATAGGACGAATGGAGTAGAGACCACCATTACTGGGTCCGCTGAGTAGGAGTTTCCCCGTTTGTCGATCCTTAACAAAAAAACCGGATCGATCAAAACACACATAAATATTATAATCTCAAGTTAACTGTGAAAcagaaataatattttttgtaaTCAACGACACATGGAAAACTTGATCCAATGAGATGGAACCATGTGGTGTTGTGATTAAAGCATTGCCAGTAGAAGTAATGGGTAGAAGATTACCATTACCAACCACAACATGATTGGAACCAGAGTAAGCAGTCGACGCAGTAAGCATGTTTGGATCAGCCGTTATGTGATTTGTAGCACCCGTATCAGCATACCAATGTTGATCAAAAGGCATAGCTTGAAGTTGCATTGCAGCAAACGACTGAGGAAGATCACGAGGCTGATAAGAGTTATTGAATCTGTTGGGGCATTGCAAATCTTGATGACTTCTGGAATCACAAATCTGACAAGGTGGTGGTTTGCTTCCAGGAAAGCTTGATGGAGGAGCACCAAGGATGCATTGAGGTTGCGGTGTAGACTGGTTCCCAAAGGAGTAAAATTGAGTGCCACGTCCACGACCATCATTGCCACGGCCTCCACCACGATTACCACGAAAAGAACCATTGTTACCACCACGACCTCCtctataggaagtatttcctCGTCCTAGACCTCTAAGGGTATTGAGAACAAGTTCAACATCACTTAAGGGAGACGATGAGGTTAAAAGAGAGTCTCTTATGGAAGTTATTTTGGCAAGGTACGCAGAGATGGAAAGATTTTCTCTCTGAAGTGTTTGCAGCTGGTGACGAAGTTGAAGAGAACCAGCAGCAGTTGGAGCGGCATAAGTATTGGCTAAGTATTGCCAGAGTTCACGAGCAGAAGTAAAATCAGGGATATCCGCAAAAACTGATTAAGTGAGGGTAGGTTGAATCCATCTAAGGAGAGACGTATCAATTTGAAACCAGGGagcataattagggtttggaagagGTGCTTCAGCAGATGAACCAGGAAGAAAAGGAGACGAAGATTCAACGTCAGGATCCACATGACTATAGATATCATGGAAGCGTATGATGGGATGTACTTGACGACGCCATTGAatgtaattggtttcatcaagttTGAAGGAGATGTAGGAAGTTTTAAGCTTGAGAGGAGAAGTTGTTGTTGTAGACACAGAAGAAGATATGACGAAAGAAGTTGTAGATGGATCTGTAGACATGGTTGCTAGGGTtgtgaagagaaaaaaaagaggtaGACGGCCCTAATGGCTCTATACCATGAAAGGTTATGAACTCTCTTAACCCTAAATAGGGTTTGAGATATGTATTTATATTAATCAAGGAGTATACAGGTTGCCCTTCAGGCAAGTTAATAATAAGATATACTAAGATACAATACAATTATAGATATCAAGATGACTCTATGTCACACCAACTGTATCTTGCGTTAACAAGGAGTAGATGGAGTGTATTGTTTCTTTTTTAGAACTAAATGGCTGCTTCTACCTACAACGTACTTGTTTCTTTTAGGCTGCACATTTACTTTGATGACTAGCTGCAATTCGATTTATTTACCATCGAAGAAGACTTCTACATTATCGATAGCTCGATAGACTAGTTAGACTCATTGTAGTTGAGTCTCTCGAGAACTTTTCATTTCTCAAAATTAAGGCTTAGAAAACATTAAGGAATGAGCTCGGAACTGTAAGGGAATCAACCAAGTTATAACAATTCGACATATATGAGTTTGGATTTCTTTTGGAATCCTTAGTTTTGCACAAATAGTGCAAGATTGTTTTTCGTACACTAATGTTCATAAACATGTTTTTTAATACCAAGAAAGAGTACAATCAAGAGTGATGATAGGTGAAATTTGTAATAATGGAGTCTTTGGAAAAAACTCAGAGGTTTTTTCTACTGAAAGAATGGGTAGACCTTTTGGATTACAAAATTCTACATGTCAAACGACATCCTTTTCTTTGCGTGACACCTGGATATTCCCAGTCCATCCACCCATTGCACAATTAAGGGTAACATTAACAAGACTCCATGTGaccaaaaaaaatatgataaaccCATTGCATGTGCGGCATTTTTAGTGTTCTTTTTCGGTAGTAATTCCCATTCACCTCAGCAGACTTACAACTCAAAAATCGTCAACTAGGTGTGTAACTTATGGCTCAGGCTAAAAACCCAATGAAGGTTACAGTTAAAGGACATTTTGGTAAAATCCCATTCTTGTGTTGTCATAAAGAAAGCCCTAGTTCCTAGAATCTCAATCGATGCTATTGATGaaagagagaaaatcaagagagACTACTGAGGCCGGCGGTGTTAAAAGAAAGATCTCTAAGATTTGATAGGAAATGGATTGTTATGAGTGTAATTTTGGGTTTGTATGGGAATCTTTTCACATAACCTGGAAGATTAACAGAAATTACCACTCAATGGATAGTACAATGATCTCTCCTCTCATGCTTTTGATATTCCGAGGCTTGATTTTCCTCTTAGTCTTCGGTAGATATCGCAACATCTGTATATGGATTCTAAGAATGAAGCTATGAGATTCTGTTTACTTGTTTGATTATCGGATCTATGGTTATCTCAACTGCATTTGTTGGGTATGTTGTCTCTATATACAGATATTTCTACTAGGATGCACTTTTTATCGTTAATTTTAGCTTACCTGTGATGGATTTTACAGGTTCCCCTTTGATTTAGAGGTGAATTTTCTTCTGTTCTTGAGGCGACGCCAATTACGCGAACATGAATAGGATATCTATCATGAGCTGATATTTGTTCACATTAGGGTATTAAATCTTGGTCATGTTTTTAAATTAggtattaatttttaatttttctgaTATTGTAAATTAAGATCATCCCGTCATGAGGACATTGctatctaaaataattttatgtgGATGATTTATATTCTGAATTGATTCGTAGTTTTGAAAAGATCTTCAATCAAATTATTTTGAAAATCTTAATACAAAGATATCTTATTGTTTCCAAGTTCCAACAATGGAAAATATGTGAAATTATTGCAAATTAGAGCACCAAATACACACAAAAATTACTAAATAAATTCAATGAAACATCACTACATGTTCGTCTTTGTTTCTCTATATGCTTCATAATTTATTGAACTCGTCAAAACAAGAATGGGTTTAGGTGGTGAATTTGTCGTACATTGGAGACCGGGTAGGAGGTCGTGATGCCCGTCTAGTATTTATTATCCAAAAAATCAATTGTCTGCGTATGATGCTCTAAGGATGGTGCTAAGTTTGTAAATTGGATCTGGAAGATGCTCTAATGTGTTAGAATGATACATTTGTTTTGAAAACGTATTCGTTCAAATACCAACAAAATGTAAATACAACGGTAGGCTTGTGAAGCAGAGGTTTGTACACCAGCTTAGGGAATGCaattgtttttttcatttttgtcccTGATTAGACAGTTCCTTCGATCAGCAAATCATGGTGAATTATGATTGTTCAACTTTGTGGATGTCGTCAACACACTGGTTCCGTAACAGCTTGCGGACTTGTTTTCGGTACAGTACAGAATTGTTCATAAACATGTTTTGTCTCCAATAATGCCGGTGGGAAAACTTTGAAAGCATGAAGACCCTGGGAGCTGAAATCCCTTTCTTTCTTGAGTGTCGAAAAACTTTTGGACTTCAAAATTCTAGTTTGCGTGCATGCAGCAACCTCGTCTTTATTTGTGTGACCTGGAGACAGTGCAGGCCATCTATGCCTTGCACAAATTAAGGGGAAAATTTTTTCTTggagcaaaaaaaataaataaaaaactcgTCTATCTGATCAAAATTGATAGAACGATTGCATATAGCACAACTCCATTTATGTAGTGTTCGGATCCTCCATTTTTCTGGCACAACTACATATTTATCACTTTATCACTCAAACGTCAAGAGTGATTTGGGTTCGGGGGTGTATACTACCAAGGCCCAGGCTAAAACCCAAGAAGGGAAGGTTAGACTTAATGGACAATATGGTAAATCACAATTTTGTGTTGTCTTTAAAAGAATGCCCTAGCTAGAAGAATTTCATAATGTTCTTTCAGAAAGAGAGAAAAGCGAGAAAGTGGAAGTAGAGAGAGAGTCATGTTAGGCCGCTGGTGTTCAACGAAAATCTGAAAGATCTGATCACAaaatggttttgaatttcgggttTGTATGGGAAGCATTACGCATACCATGGTGGAGAGCAAACAATAAATCATACCacaatgatttctcctctcatGGTTTTCATATCCGAGATCCAGACTCTCTGATCGCCTTTCATCTATCAAGGAATTTATGTATTGATCCTAAGAATAAAGCATTTAGGTATATTGTTTATCTgtacaaatttattttctttttaaaatacaCCTtttgaggaattttttttttttttttgatgaattttgTAGGTCCCCCTGAGTTACAGGCAAATCTACATGAAAAAATCACACGATGGTCGAGTAGTTGCCATTAAATACGGGAAGGGGCAGAGGTAGAAGAGATCCACAATTTTCATTGTTAGGGATTTAAATCTATGTGTAAAAAACCAATCAGAATGAtaatttgtttcttttgtaaaaAACCAATCAGAATGATTTTGTTGAAGAGATTTAATTATCTTACTAATTTACAGTCATGTTGACTGGAACATCACtaattaaaatttagtctcagctGCATTTTTACTGTATCTATATTGTGCATAAATTTCTTCCTCAGTTCGGTTCCAGTTTAATATTGTTGCATTTGCACACCTATGATGCTAAGACTCGGTTAATGTAAAATTGCAATTCCAACATTCCTCCCCTAATAGTTTTTTCCAACAGGCGGCTCGTGAAGAGATGGTCAGGTAGTTGCGCCATGGAGTGTTATTCCAGAACACGACTGCAAGATATCTTGCCAACTTATCCTCTAATTCATTCAAGATATCTTGGTCAACGTCATATCGAGCTTGAAAGCAAATGTCTCTATCATTTCAGTGAGACATATAGAACACCATCTAGTAGAACCCAAGACTTTCGTGGAAAAGCAGCAAAGAGGCCAGTGTGAGATGCCCACTAAATTGTAAAAGCACAATGATAACGCAGAGGAGCAATAAAATCGGATGTTATATTGTAAATCAATATCTTCTAAAGGAAAATTTGCATGCTAATTAGGAAATGGCTTGTTGAAAATTTCACTCATTGGTTTCTTGTGGATGATAATTATACAACATAGTTCCTTGAATATTGCTCTTCGCAGTTCCGCCTACTTCGATTAATAAAGATCATGGTGAATTGAGATAATCCAACTTTATGGATGTGAGCTTATCGTTTATGAGCACTATtcttcacaaacatgttttctctTATTGAGAAAAAATACCATGGCATCAAGAATGATTGTGGGAGATCTTTAAGTCTGGTATCTTTGAAAAGCTAAAAATTGGACGATTGCAAGCATTGCTGTCCATCCATCCCTATCAAATCTCTCCTAGAACCTTATCACCTCTGTCTCTTCAAAAATGATAGAACAACTGCATCTAGATGGTGTTTTTGATCTTGCATTTCTTTAGTTATCCGCCCATTCACCTCAACAGATGCATCCCTGTTGGGGTGTGTACTCCAAGGACCACCCTGAAACCCTAGCCAATAGGGAAGTGAGGTTTAAAGGGAAGCTTAGGTTACTGGACAATTTAGTGAATCTTACCTAATTTTGTTTTGTCCATATAAAAGAAAAACCCTAGAATCTCAATTCCCTTGGTAAAGAGAGAAAAGTGTTAAGAGTTGCAGTGGAGAGAGATCAGCGAGGCCGCCGTGATCGATGTGATCATCAGAAATGGATCGTTGTTGTTATGAATGTTGTGTTTTTATGGGAACCTTTTTACATACCTTGGTGGAGATCAGAGAGACCACACCACACACTAGATCCGGCACTATGATTTTTCCTCTCATGGTTATAATATCTGGGGCCTTGTTTGCGCATTCACCAAATTCAACGCAAGTGGGAACCTCTAATTATGGATTCTAAGAATGAAGCTTTGAGATTCTGTAGTCTCTTGCACTCTCTGTTGTATGGTTAGCTCAATGTCTATGGAATCCGATGGATAGAATATTGCATCTTGGGAAATCACGCCTAATGATAT
This is a stretch of genomic DNA from Papaver somniferum cultivar HN1 chromosome 1, ASM357369v1, whole genome shotgun sequence. It encodes these proteins:
- the LOC113274703 gene encoding uncharacterized protein LOC113274703 translates to MALKQHFSMIDLGDLHFFLGIEAHRSSSGLHLSKTRYTLDILQCVDLLTAKPFSTPITAGAKLSAHDVTLFPDATLYRSLVGALQYLTITRPDITYAINQVCKFMHAPTDIHFLGVKRILRYLKGTLGRGLFFKPSSSLQESGSSSHTVYAYSDTDWAGNPDDHRSIAGTCVFVGPNLISWSFKKHPTVSRSSTEADYRALALAAAEVIWISYLLNGFGLYIKQPPIPFCDNISATYIAYNLVMHSRAKHIDIDYHFVRERVVRGSLLVRYMPTQHPLADLFTKRLLKPRFHYLSSKLSLPDSPRSSWGGGGGGGGGVFTQDTVGVT